Proteins from a single region of Chloroherpeton thalassium ATCC 35110:
- a CDS encoding hemolysin family protein: MGKLDCGLFFLRVNGLTEKMDDSLIELLILFLLILGNGLFSMSEIALISSRRARLEQQAADGNENARIALELSNHPGKFLSTIQVGITLVGVLTGAFGGATLAEPLSVFFNTIPAIAPYSEELSFGVVVIAISYLTLIVGELVPKQIGLRNPEAIAIRVASPMSVLLKITSPVVNLLNGSANLVLHLIGIKNSNEPDVTEDEIKMLIKQGTQLGVFEAVEHDMVLRIFRLSDRRVSAIMTPRTDIEWIDLEDSEDEIRNQLMQKTHSRFVVAHGDLDNVDGIIRVKDVAMTGFSTPIANLKVLLKSRLRKPLYVPETLPVFNLMENFKKKREQMALIIDEHGSVQGIVTLNDILESIVGDLPFEDEPEEQSILEREDGSWLIDGMLPIDEFWEFFNIKSSQEEEWGYQTLGGFVMTKLGRIPVTSDTFDAHQMRFEVVDMDGKRVDKVLVSRLPNGESSS; encoded by the coding sequence ATGGGAAAGCTCGACTGTGGGCTTTTCTTCTTGCGTGTAAATGGTTTAACCGAGAAAATGGACGATAGTTTAATAGAACTTTTAATTCTTTTCCTTCTCATACTTGGAAACGGGCTTTTTTCGATGTCGGAAATCGCCCTGATTTCCTCACGCCGAGCGCGTCTCGAGCAGCAAGCGGCTGACGGCAATGAAAACGCCCGCATTGCTCTGGAACTCTCAAATCATCCTGGAAAATTTCTTTCCACCATCCAAGTTGGCATCACGCTGGTTGGCGTTTTGACCGGTGCGTTTGGCGGCGCCACTTTAGCCGAGCCACTTTCCGTGTTTTTCAATACAATTCCTGCGATCGCTCCGTATAGCGAAGAACTCTCATTTGGGGTGGTGGTCATCGCGATTAGCTACCTGACCTTGATCGTTGGCGAGTTAGTTCCCAAGCAAATCGGGCTGCGCAATCCCGAAGCCATCGCGATACGGGTAGCTTCGCCCATGTCTGTTTTGCTGAAAATCACTTCACCGGTTGTCAATTTGCTGAACGGTTCGGCAAACCTCGTTTTGCATTTAATCGGGATCAAAAATTCGAACGAGCCGGATGTCACCGAAGATGAAATTAAAATGCTCATCAAGCAGGGCACGCAGTTGGGCGTGTTTGAGGCGGTTGAGCACGATATGGTGCTTCGCATTTTTCGCTTAAGCGATCGGCGTGTGAGCGCCATCATGACGCCGCGTACCGACATTGAATGGATTGATCTGGAGGATTCCGAAGATGAAATCCGAAATCAGCTCATGCAAAAAACGCACTCGCGTTTTGTGGTGGCTCACGGCGATTTGGACAATGTTGATGGCATCATTCGCGTAAAGGATGTGGCGATGACCGGGTTTAGCACGCCGATTGCCAATCTCAAAGTGCTCTTGAAAAGCCGCTTGCGCAAGCCACTTTATGTTCCTGAAACTCTGCCAGTTTTCAACTTGATGGAAAACTTCAAAAAAAAGCGCGAACAAATGGCGTTGATTATCGATGAGCATGGCAGCGTTCAAGGAATCGTGACGCTCAATGATATTTTGGAATCCATCGTTGGTGATTTGCCATTTGAAGACGAGCCCGAAGAACAAAGCATTTTGGAACGAGAAGATGGCTCTTGGCTGATTGACGGAATGTTGCCCATCGATGAATTTTGGGAGTTTTTCAACATAAAATCCTCACAAGAGGAGGAATGGGGCTATCAAACGCTGGGCGGTTTTGTGATGACAAAATTGGGCCGCATTCCGGTTACTTCCGACACGTTCGACGCGCATCAAATGCGCTTTGAAGTGGTGGATATGGACGGCAAGCGCGTCGATAAAGTGCTCGTCTCTCGCCTGCCAAATGGCGAGTCGAGCAGCTAA
- the sppA gene encoding signal peptide peptidase SppA yields MSENKHSRGRKIFLTILVLVFILIGIGVYRVLSPSVAIPEQSVLMLDVQGELPEVREDEEFPLFAEAQPLALQELLVTLKKASVDDRIDLIVVRIQSLSTQMAKLDELRQAIADYRKSGKEIWAFLSFPGDSEYLLASACNHIYLEKHSMMMLDGLKSERLYFRTPLEKMGVKVQVAKRENYKSAAEPLLRDAPSAFDLEQRNALLDDFYESYVNAVAASRQMSRAAYERVINDIAFVSDKEASELGLVDSVIFFRDLKRQLIAKYEVKASDKDDFFVSGETYRGVDLESLHLDGGEKIAVINLTGVIEGEMSSASSDGKGGTAALLQSIEAVGKDESIKAMILRVDSPGGSGLASDKILSELILAQKQKPLVVSMSGTAASGGYWVSLNANKIVAGENTVTGSIGVLAAKPYIKELQEKIGLERNVLVRGKFADAFNFFDELSPETYAKFDRFIGDFYEEFVEKVAEGRNMTPEAVRKIAQGRVWTGKRAKEIGLVDELGGLQTAVEVAKSLAGIDSASMVTLVRYPRPKTFWSTIWEDESLARVSAMFVAAIKKDLYRELSLQLGLSRDALQTFGQFEHVRKILANAMALQPQTVLPYEIIVQ; encoded by the coding sequence ATGAGCGAAAACAAACACTCGCGAGGCCGCAAAATTTTCCTCACCATTTTGGTTTTGGTTTTCATTTTAATCGGAATTGGGGTTTATCGTGTCCTTTCTCCTTCGGTCGCCATTCCCGAGCAGAGCGTTTTGATGCTGGATGTTCAAGGCGAGCTGCCGGAAGTTCGCGAAGATGAAGAGTTTCCCTTGTTTGCGGAAGCGCAGCCTCTGGCCTTGCAAGAACTTTTGGTCACACTGAAAAAAGCCAGCGTGGATGACCGGATTGATTTAATTGTGGTTCGCATTCAATCCTTGAGCACGCAGATGGCCAAGTTGGATGAACTTCGCCAAGCCATTGCGGATTATCGAAAATCCGGCAAGGAAATTTGGGCATTTCTGAGCTTTCCTGGCGATTCGGAATATTTGCTGGCCTCTGCCTGCAACCACATTTACCTGGAAAAGCACTCCATGATGATGCTCGACGGGCTGAAATCCGAGCGATTGTATTTCCGCACGCCGCTTGAAAAAATGGGCGTAAAAGTTCAGGTTGCAAAACGCGAGAACTATAAAAGTGCAGCTGAACCGCTTCTTCGCGATGCGCCTTCCGCTTTTGATCTCGAACAGCGAAATGCGCTGCTCGACGATTTTTATGAATCTTATGTGAATGCCGTAGCAGCAAGTCGACAAATGTCGCGTGCGGCATACGAGCGCGTTATCAACGACATCGCGTTTGTTTCGGATAAAGAAGCCAGCGAGCTCGGGCTGGTTGATAGCGTGATCTTTTTCCGTGATTTGAAGCGGCAACTCATTGCCAAATATGAAGTGAAAGCGTCGGACAAGGACGATTTTTTTGTCAGCGGCGAAACCTATCGCGGGGTGGATTTGGAATCGCTTCATTTGGATGGGGGTGAAAAGATTGCGGTGATCAATCTAACTGGCGTCATTGAAGGTGAAATGTCGTCAGCTTCTTCCGATGGAAAAGGAGGCACGGCTGCGTTGCTTCAATCCATTGAAGCGGTAGGAAAAGATGAGTCCATCAAAGCGATGATTTTGCGGGTCGATAGTCCCGGCGGCTCGGGGCTTGCGTCGGATAAAATTCTAAGCGAACTGATCCTGGCGCAAAAGCAAAAACCGCTGGTTGTTTCTATGTCGGGCACCGCAGCATCAGGCGGTTACTGGGTTTCGTTGAATGCAAATAAAATTGTTGCGGGCGAAAATACCGTTACGGGATCGATCGGCGTGTTGGCTGCAAAGCCTTACATCAAAGAACTGCAGGAGAAAATTGGACTGGAGCGCAATGTGTTGGTGCGTGGCAAATTTGCCGACGCGTTCAATTTCTTTGATGAACTTTCTCCCGAAACCTATGCGAAATTTGATCGATTCATCGGTGATTTTTATGAGGAATTTGTGGAAAAGGTGGCGGAAGGCAGAAATATGACGCCGGAAGCGGTTCGCAAAATTGCGCAAGGCCGGGTTTGGACGGGAAAGCGTGCAAAAGAAATTGGGCTGGTGGATGAATTAGGCGGGTTGCAAACAGCGGTTGAGGTTGCCAAAAGCCTGGCTGGAATTGATTCGGCAAGCATGGTAACGCTTGTTCGCTACCCGCGCCCGAAAACATTTTGGAGCACGATTTGGGAAGACGAAAGTCTTGCTCGAGTTTCTGCGATGTTTGTGGCCGCGATCAAAAAAGATCTTTATCGCGAGCTGAGCTTGCAACTTGGATTAAGCCGTGACGCGTTGCAAACTTTTGGGCAGTTTGAGCATGTTCGGAAAATTCTGGCAAACGCAATGGCACTTCAGCCGCAGACCGTTTTGCCTTATGAAATAATTGTGCAGTAA
- a CDS encoding valine--tRNA ligase, with product MSQTDFSHKNLEKNFDPKTVETRWSTDYWNQFGIYHAEPHEVLESGKKPYTVLMPPPNVTGSLTIGHVLNHTLQDIFIRYHRMMGHEALWLPGTDHAGIATQTVVERRLRKENVTRHDLGREKFLEHVWQWREEYGGLIVKQLQRLGVSCDWRRNLFTMDETASRAVVNVFVKLYNDGLIYKGKRIINWCPVSQTALSDEEVIMKTQKDPFVHVRYQLADDAEKFITIATVRAETILADVAVAVNPNDERYKDLIGKEVLVPIAGRKIPIIADDYVEIEFGTGALKITPAHDPNDYAVAQRHNLPIISVIGQDGKMTDEFGYKGMDRFDARKKIMADLEAAGAIEKVEDYEHNVGYSERADVVVEPFLSEQWFVKMKPLAEPALKAVEDGEIHFHPERWINTYRHWMENIQDWCISRQLWWGHRIPAWYDEEGNIYVAHNEEEAEKLSGKKNLRQDEDVLDTWFSSWLWPLTTLRWEKPGDDGEVFEAFYPTSTLVTGPDIIFFWVARMIMAGLYFKGDVPFRDVYFTSIIRDMKGRKLSKSLGNSPDPLAVMDEYGTDALRFTVIYLAPLGQDVLFGAEKCEQGRNFATKIWNATRFLFMNRNELFENEADFAKKYAETDFAPDPNDEAEKWIFSRLNSTLKSYHGAMAQFRINDLTKILYDFIWGDYCDWFLEMMKVRLQKAETAAQKQAILCKAIFIFESAVKALHPIMPFVTEEIWQNILQRNEGESISEVKIPEPLESWSQEAAEADIEFIKKTIDEIRSVRSVLGLPPATVASAKANAVSEVALSRLQNNAEYIERLARVTLEIGMGIEKPKASAGAVVEGTEIFILLEGLVDLDKERARLEKEIKKVQGYVKQLEGKLSNEKFVSKAPAEVVAGEREKLSAAKLNLEKLNENLASLS from the coding sequence ATGTCACAGACCGACTTTTCCCATAAAAATCTTGAGAAAAACTTTGACCCGAAAACCGTAGAAACTCGCTGGAGTACGGATTATTGGAATCAATTCGGCATCTATCACGCCGAGCCGCACGAAGTTTTGGAGAGCGGCAAAAAGCCTTACACCGTTTTGATGCCCCCACCCAATGTGACCGGCAGCCTCACCATCGGCCATGTCTTGAACCACACGTTGCAGGATATTTTCATTCGCTACCATCGCATGATGGGGCATGAGGCGCTTTGGCTGCCCGGCACTGACCACGCTGGCATCGCCACACAAACTGTCGTTGAAAGACGCCTTCGCAAGGAAAACGTCACGCGGCACGATTTGGGACGCGAAAAATTTTTGGAGCATGTGTGGCAATGGCGCGAAGAGTACGGCGGCCTCATTGTGAAGCAGCTTCAACGGCTCGGCGTTTCCTGCGATTGGCGGCGCAATCTTTTCACGATGGACGAAACGGCGTCGCGGGCGGTCGTGAATGTGTTTGTTAAACTTTACAACGACGGCCTTATTTATAAGGGCAAGCGCATCATCAACTGGTGTCCGGTTTCGCAAACCGCGCTTTCCGACGAAGAGGTCATTATGAAGACGCAAAAAGACCCGTTCGTTCATGTTCGCTACCAGCTTGCTGATGATGCCGAAAAATTCATCACGATTGCGACCGTTCGCGCCGAAACGATTTTGGCCGACGTCGCCGTTGCCGTCAATCCGAACGACGAGCGATATAAAGATTTAATCGGCAAAGAAGTTCTCGTGCCGATTGCCGGGCGCAAAATTCCGATTATCGCGGACGATTATGTTGAAATCGAATTCGGAACGGGCGCACTGAAAATTACGCCCGCGCACGACCCGAACGATTACGCCGTCGCGCAGCGCCACAACTTGCCGATTATTTCCGTCATCGGCCAAGACGGCAAAATGACCGACGAGTTCGGCTACAAAGGCATGGACAGATTCGACGCGCGAAAGAAAATCATGGCCGACCTTGAAGCGGCGGGCGCAATTGAAAAAGTGGAGGATTACGAACACAATGTCGGCTATTCCGAGCGGGCGGATGTTGTGGTTGAGCCGTTTCTTTCGGAGCAATGGTTTGTGAAAATGAAGCCGCTGGCCGAACCGGCGCTCAAAGCGGTAGAGGACGGCGAAATTCATTTCCACCCCGAACGCTGGATAAATACTTATCGCCATTGGATGGAAAATATTCAGGATTGGTGCATCTCGCGCCAGCTTTGGTGGGGACACCGCATCCCGGCGTGGTACGACGAGGAAGGAAATATTTATGTCGCCCACAACGAGGAAGAGGCCGAAAAGCTTTCCGGCAAAAAGAATTTGCGTCAAGACGAGGATGTTTTGGACACTTGGTTTTCCTCATGGCTTTGGCCGCTCACGACGCTGCGTTGGGAAAAGCCGGGCGACGACGGCGAGGTGTTTGAGGCGTTTTATCCGACCAGCACGCTCGTTACCGGCCCCGACATTATTTTCTTCTGGGTTGCCCGCATGATTATGGCCGGGCTTTATTTCAAGGGCGATGTGCCGTTCCGCGATGTGTATTTCACGAGCATTATCCGCGACATGAAGGGGCGCAAACTTTCCAAGTCGCTCGGCAACTCGCCCGACCCGCTCGCCGTCATGGACGAGTACGGCACGGACGCCTTGCGCTTCACGGTGATTTATCTTGCGCCGCTCGGCCAAGATGTGCTTTTCGGCGCGGAAAAATGCGAGCAAGGCCGCAACTTCGCCACGAAGATTTGGAACGCCACGCGATTTTTATTTATGAATCGCAACGAGCTTTTTGAAAACGAAGCGGACTTTGCGAAAAAATATGCGGAAACCGATTTCGCGCCCGACCCGAACGACGAGGCCGAAAAATGGATTTTCTCGCGCCTGAATAGCACGCTGAAATCATATCACGGCGCGATGGCGCAATTCCGCATCAACGATTTGACCAAAATCCTTTACGATTTCATCTGGGGCGACTATTGCGATTGGTTCTTGGAAATGATGAAAGTTCGCCTGCAAAAAGCCGAGACGGCGGCGCAAAAACAAGCGATTTTGTGCAAAGCGATTTTCATTTTTGAATCCGCCGTGAAGGCGTTGCATCCGATTATGCCGTTCGTAACGGAAGAAATTTGGCAAAACATTTTGCAGCGAAACGAAGGCGAAAGCATCAGCGAGGTAAAAATTCCCGAACCGCTGGAAAGTTGGTCGCAAGAGGCCGCCGAAGCGGACATCGAGTTTATCAAAAAAACGATTGATGAAATTCGCAGCGTGCGCAGTGTGTTGGGCTTGCCGCCGGCGACGGTCGCAAGTGCGAAGGCAAACGCGGTTTCGGAGGTCGCCCTTTCGCGACTGCAAAATAACGCAGAATATATCGAGCGACTTGCCCGCGTCACGCTCGAAATCGGCATGGGAATCGAGAAGCCGAAAGCGTCGGCAGGCGCGGTGGTTGAAGGCACGGAGATTTTCATTTTGCTCGAAGGCCTCGTCGATTTGGACAAGGAACGAGCGCGTTTGGAAAAAGAAATCAAGAAAGTGCAGGGCTATGTGAAGCAGCTTGAGGGCAAGCTGTCAAACGAAAAATTCGTGTCCAAAGCGCCGGCGGAAGTCGTCGCGGGCGAGCGCGAAAAGCTCTCCGCCGCCAAGCTCAACCTTGAAAAGCTCAACGAGAATTTGGCAAGTTTGAGCTGA
- a CDS encoding ABC transporter ATP-binding protein — MATQNEFLLQVEGLKKWFPIKKGFFSQTVGHVKAVDDVNFKIRSGETLGLVGESGCGKTTTGRSILRLIEPTAGTVLFEGKDVLAMKKNELRRLRKDMQVIFQDPYSSLNPRLTVGQMLGEVLSVHKIAEGNAAETEVKNLLEVVGLRKQYFNRYPHEFSGGQRQRIGIARALAVKPKFIVCDEPVSALDVSIQSQIINLLQDLQNEYGLTYLFIAHDLAVVEHISDRVAVMYLGKVVEIASADELYKNPKHPYTRALLSAVPVPDPKNKSKRIILTGDIPSPANAPSGCYFHPRCPEANPECSQIVPQLAPIAENAGHEVSCIFYPSSLPKVQSKNQQAA, encoded by the coding sequence ATGGCAACGCAGAATGAATTTTTGCTTCAAGTAGAAGGATTAAAAAAGTGGTTTCCGATAAAAAAAGGCTTTTTTTCCCAAACGGTGGGACATGTGAAGGCCGTAGATGATGTGAATTTTAAGATTCGAAGCGGCGAAACGCTTGGGCTTGTCGGCGAATCGGGCTGTGGGAAAACGACAACCGGGCGCTCAATTTTGCGTTTGATTGAGCCTACCGCAGGCACGGTGTTGTTTGAAGGAAAAGATGTGCTGGCCATGAAAAAAAATGAGCTTCGCCGACTTCGAAAAGACATGCAGGTGATTTTTCAAGATCCGTATAGCTCGCTCAATCCACGCCTTACGGTTGGCCAAATGCTCGGCGAAGTGCTTTCGGTTCATAAAATTGCTGAAGGCAACGCTGCTGAAACAGAAGTCAAAAATTTATTGGAAGTGGTCGGTCTCAGGAAGCAATATTTCAATCGATATCCGCATGAATTTTCCGGTGGCCAACGCCAACGCATCGGCATTGCGAGGGCGCTGGCTGTGAAGCCCAAATTTATCGTTTGCGACGAACCCGTTTCTGCGCTTGATGTTTCCATTCAATCGCAAATTATCAACTTGCTTCAGGATTTGCAGAACGAATACGGCCTAACGTATCTTTTCATCGCGCACGACCTTGCCGTTGTCGAGCATATTTCCGATCGCGTAGCGGTGATGTATTTGGGCAAAGTGGTTGAAATCGCTTCCGCCGACGAGCTATATAAAAATCCGAAACATCCGTACACGCGCGCGTTGCTTTCGGCTGTGCCCGTGCCCGATCCAAAAAATAAATCTAAACGCATTATTTTAACTGGCGATATTCCAAGCCCGGCAAATGCGCCAAGCGGTTGCTACTTTCATCCGCGCTGCCCAGAAGCCAACCCCGAATGTAGCCAAATTGTCCCGCAGCTTGCGCCAATTGCGGAAAATGCAGGGCATGAAGTCAGTTGTATCTTTTATCCCTCAAGTTTGCCAAAAGTGCAATCCAAAAATCAACAAGCAGCTTAA
- a CDS encoding DUF4411 family protein has product MALFILDSNVFIQAWRLTYPIDVVPNFWKKLRALAQSGHIISIDKVKDELYKNSDGLKTWCMENLPPEFFKDTTEVIEAYIKVSGWISEKQNHYKQAAIDEFLRHDEADAFLVAYTLADRENRKIVTYEVSSQGRKKVKISDCAGDLGVDYMNTIEMFRALKETF; this is encoded by the coding sequence ATGGCTTTGTTCATTTTAGATAGCAATGTTTTTATTCAAGCATGGCGACTGACCTATCCGATAGATGTTGTTCCGAATTTTTGGAAAAAACTACGGGCGTTAGCTCAATCAGGGCATATCATCAGCATTGATAAAGTAAAAGATGAACTGTATAAAAATAGCGACGGCTTAAAAACTTGGTGCATGGAGAATTTGCCGCCGGAATTTTTCAAAGATACGACCGAAGTTATTGAGGCTTATATCAAAGTGTCCGGGTGGATAAGCGAGAAACAAAATCACTACAAGCAAGCGGCTATTGATGAATTTCTGCGACATGACGAAGCCGATGCCTTTTTGGTTGCTTATACCTTAGCTGATCGGGAAAATAGAAAAATCGTAACGTATGAAGTTTCGTCTCAAGGACGAAAAAAAGTTAAAATTTCCGACTGCGCAGGCGACTTAGGCGTTGATTATATGAACACGATTGAAATGTTCCGAGCATTGAAAGAGACTTTCTGA
- a CDS encoding helix-turn-helix domain-containing protein, with protein MQESKSNSSLSNIASLLATARKDKGLSIEEVTQKVKVKPEYLLKLEEGNFGFLPPPYVYAMLKEYASFLAIDPKVIQQCRHDLNILTDEALNKLVVSNNEEKNDFASILENPEYRKWGIVGAAAFGALILLFIIISLFSGTPEPELIVKKVPETNLPAPPPVTPTQPNKPTEAKPAPQTKPKPPEKKEPVKEVPPKKPEVAKTEPPKPEPVKQPEPEPESVKVESPKPEIVQSAPTGKTKTLLVKTLTDTSWVKVVSDGGSSTREGLVPPEQYRQYEASDEFEITIGRAETVEVFLDGKPVSLPRRKGWINFKVGDN; from the coding sequence ATGCAGGAATCGAAATCAAACTCATCACTATCAAATATTGCCTCGTTACTCGCCACAGCTCGAAAAGATAAAGGCTTAAGCATAGAAGAAGTTACCCAAAAAGTTAAGGTGAAACCGGAGTATCTGCTAAAACTTGAGGAAGGGAATTTCGGGTTTTTGCCGCCACCTTATGTGTATGCCATGCTTAAGGAATACGCCTCGTTTTTGGCTATTGACCCCAAAGTGATCCAGCAATGCCGCCACGATTTGAATATCCTAACCGACGAGGCACTCAATAAATTGGTCGTCTCAAACAACGAAGAAAAAAACGATTTTGCCAGCATTCTGGAAAATCCTGAATATCGAAAATGGGGAATCGTTGGCGCAGCCGCATTTGGCGCGCTCATTTTACTATTTATCATCATCAGCCTTTTTTCAGGGACACCCGAGCCTGAGCTGATTGTCAAAAAAGTGCCGGAAACCAATTTACCTGCGCCGCCGCCAGTCACGCCAACTCAGCCAAACAAACCGACTGAGGCAAAACCTGCACCGCAAACCAAACCAAAACCACCAGAAAAAAAAGAGCCCGTAAAGGAAGTTCCGCCGAAAAAGCCAGAAGTAGCGAAAACAGAACCGCCGAAACCTGAGCCGGTAAAGCAACCGGAACCGGAACCCGAATCTGTAAAAGTTGAATCGCCGAAACCGGAAATTGTACAAAGTGCGCCAACAGGCAAAACAAAAACCCTTTTGGTTAAAACACTTACCGACACCAGCTGGGTGAAAGTCGTTTCCGATGGAGGCTCGAGCACGCGCGAAGGATTAGTGCCACCTGAACAATATCGCCAATATGAAGCTTCTGACGAGTTTGAAATCACCATTGGCCGCGCTGAAACAGTTGAAGTCTTCTTGGATGGCAAGCCGGTATCTTTGCCAAGACGAAAAGGCTGGATCAACTTCAAAGTTGGAGATAATTGA
- the gcvPB gene encoding aminomethyl-transferring glycine dehydrogenase subunit GcvPB — protein sequence MTEPLIFEKSKSGRKGYTLPKCDVPVQEVSELIPAQFLRKAKADLPEVQENEVVRHFVKLSTLNHHVDKGMYPLGSCTMKYNPKVNEVTSALPGFSALHPLQPQESVQGALKLMYELQEWLKEICGMKAVSLQPVAGAHGELTGILLIRKYHEKQGKPRKKILVPDSAHGTNPASSAIAGYMTVGVKTNARGLTDMDDLRAKLDEDVAALMLTNPNTLGIFESQILEISELLHANGSLLYMDGANMNALLGITRPGDMGFDVVHYNLHKTFSTPHGGGGPGSGPVGVSEKLVEFLPTPAIEKKESGEKTSYCLNYDLPDSIGKMSGFYGNFSIMVRAYTYLLMHGAKGLRAVSENAIINATYLLSRLRGKFDVPYDEQIMHEFCLSGERQKTNGVKTLDMAKRLLDFGFHAPTIYFPLIVKECMMIEPTESETKETLDDFADVMLRIAEEAESNPEMVLNAPHNTPVKRLDDAYASRNINIKYTPKEKETVEA from the coding sequence ATGACCGAACCGTTAATATTTGAGAAATCCAAATCCGGTCGCAAAGGATATACGCTTCCGAAATGCGACGTTCCCGTTCAAGAAGTTTCTGAACTCATTCCAGCACAATTTTTACGTAAAGCGAAAGCCGATTTACCAGAAGTTCAAGAAAACGAAGTGGTTCGGCATTTTGTCAAGCTTTCCACGCTCAATCACCATGTTGATAAGGGGATGTATCCGCTTGGCAGCTGCACGATGAAATATAACCCGAAGGTCAATGAAGTGACCTCCGCCTTGCCAGGTTTCAGCGCGCTTCATCCGCTTCAACCGCAAGAGAGTGTGCAAGGTGCGCTGAAATTGATGTACGAATTACAAGAATGGCTCAAGGAAATTTGTGGCATGAAAGCCGTTTCGCTTCAGCCGGTTGCCGGTGCACACGGCGAGCTGACCGGCATTTTGCTCATCCGAAAATATCACGAAAAGCAGGGCAAGCCGAGAAAGAAAATTTTAGTGCCGGATTCTGCGCATGGCACAAATCCAGCGTCATCGGCCATTGCTGGCTATATGACGGTCGGGGTTAAAACCAACGCTCGCGGCCTGACCGACATGGACGACCTTCGCGCGAAGTTGGACGAGGATGTCGCCGCGCTCATGCTTACCAATCCAAATACGCTCGGCATTTTCGAATCGCAAATTCTTGAAATTTCCGAACTCTTGCACGCCAATGGTAGCTTGCTCTACATGGACGGCGCAAACATGAACGCTTTGCTCGGCATCACGCGTCCAGGCGACATGGGCTTCGATGTGGTGCATTACAATTTGCATAAAACTTTTTCCACTCCGCACGGCGGTGGCGGCCCAGGTTCAGGACCCGTTGGTGTGAGCGAAAAGCTCGTGGAGTTTCTCCCAACACCGGCTATCGAGAAAAAAGAATCCGGCGAGAAAACTTCTTATTGCCTCAACTACGACTTGCCCGATAGCATCGGCAAAATGAGTGGTTTTTATGGAAACTTTAGCATCATGGTGCGCGCTTACACATATCTTTTGATGCACGGCGCAAAAGGCTTGCGCGCGGTTTCCGAAAATGCCATTATCAACGCAACTTATCTGTTGAGCCGGCTGCGCGGCAAATTTGATGTGCCGTATGACGAGCAAATCATGCACGAATTTTGCTTGTCGGGCGAACGCCAAAAAACAAATGGCGTCAAAACGCTTGATATGGCCAAACGCCTGCTGGATTTCGGCTTTCATGCGCCAACGATTTACTTCCCGCTGATCGTCAAAGAATGTATGATGATTGAGCCAACGGAAAGTGAAACGAAAGAAACGCTTGATGACTTTGCCGATGTTATGCTGAGAATTGCAGAAGAAGCGGAAAGCAATCCAGAAATGGTGTTAAACGCGCCGCACAATACGCCTGTCAAACGGCTCGATGATGCGTATGCTTCGCGCAATATCAACATAAAATATACACCAAAGGAAAAAGAAACCGTTGAAGCTTAA
- the rnc gene encoding ribonuclease III, giving the protein MERLSDILRKYYQRIFKPVDSDQHEHHEPRAGEMLSEDTKLEIESLTGFPISNVIHYETALTHRSAIDLNVYSKKKFVSNERLEFLGDAVLDLVVAECLYTRFPDYDEGKLTKLRSQLVNARTLASFARKIHLGSLLIVSEAAEAIGVRDSETTLADAFEALVGAIYLDSDYLQTKRFLEKKILEGIDFRELSSTDNNFKSVLLEYAQAHHLEIPTYTVIDEEGPSHKKVFTVAVYIGDEMLGKGVGRSKKAAEQLAAQQAVAKLRMSK; this is encoded by the coding sequence ATGGAGCGACTTTCCGACATACTACGAAAGTATTATCAGCGAATTTTTAAGCCGGTTGATTCTGATCAGCACGAACATCATGAGCCTCGTGCTGGGGAAATGCTTAGTGAGGATACTAAGCTGGAAATTGAATCACTCACCGGTTTTCCTATCTCGAATGTCATTCATTACGAAACGGCACTCACTCACCGTTCTGCGATCGATTTGAATGTATACAGCAAGAAAAAATTTGTATCGAACGAGCGCTTGGAGTTTTTGGGCGATGCGGTATTAGACCTTGTTGTTGCCGAATGTCTCTACACCCGTTTTCCCGATTACGATGAAGGCAAGCTCACGAAATTGCGCTCGCAGCTTGTGAATGCGCGAACGCTGGCTTCTTTTGCTAGAAAAATTCACTTGGGCAGTTTGCTGATTGTCAGCGAAGCGGCGGAAGCCATCGGGGTGCGCGATAGTGAAACCACGCTGGCCGATGCGTTCGAAGCGCTTGTCGGCGCAATTTATCTCGACAGCGATTATCTGCAAACCAAGCGTTTTCTTGAAAAAAAGATTTTGGAAGGGATCGATTTTCGTGAGTTAAGCTCCACCGATAACAATTTTAAAAGCGTGCTCTTGGAATATGCACAAGCCCACCACTTGGAAATTCCAACCTATACCGTCATTGATGAAGAAGGGCCGTCGCACAAAAAAGTCTTCACCGTTGCCGTTTATATCGGGGATGAAATGTTGGGAAAAGGCGTGGGGCGCAGTAAAAAAGCCGCCGAGCAGCTCGCCGCTCAACAAGCCGTAGCAAAACTCCGAATGTCGAAATAG